The following coding sequences lie in one Lolium perenne isolate Kyuss_39 chromosome 2, Kyuss_2.0, whole genome shotgun sequence genomic window:
- the LOC139835713 gene encoding uncharacterized protein, which produces MNIALRARWLWLQRVDDSKPWKELNIQVPQVVRQLFEGATYSVLGDGASTFFWTDRWLPEGRLADVAPNLVKAIPKRLTHLRKVREGLIGAWLDDIPPDLDASAIRELFDVADRLEDVALMEGVEDSFRWGWEKDFSYSARSGYRAMFGGRIEMQGAL; this is translated from the coding sequence ATGAACATCGCCCTAAGGGCCAGATGGCTGTGGCTTCAGCGAGTTGATGACTCGAAGCCGTGGAAAGAGCTGAACATACAAGTGCCACAGGTGGTGAGGCAGCTCTTTGAAGGGGCAACCTACTCGGTGCTAGGAGACGGGGCATCCACCTTTTTCTGGACAGATCGGTGGCTCCCTGAGGGGCGGCTAGCGGACGTAGCCCCAAACCTCGTGAAGGCGATCCCAAAACGTCTCACGCATCTGCGCAAGGTCCGAGAAGGATTGATCGGCGCCTGGTTAGATGACATCCCTCCTGACCTGGATGCGTCAGCGATTCGGGAACTCTTCGATGTGGCagatcgtttggaggatgtagcCCTTATGGAGGGCGTAGAGGACAGCTTCAGGTGGGGCTGGGAGAAGGATTTCTCCTACTCCGCGCGCTCTGGCTACCGCGCGATGTTCGGGGGAAGGATAGAGATGCAAGGAGCGCTCTAG